The following coding sequences lie in one Immundisolibacter sp. genomic window:
- the zapE gene encoding cell division protein ZapE produces MPQAVPRTPLARYRWDASQPEFVADPLQEAAAARLDRLLQRITHPPRRPWLRRLTRRQAPLPLAGAYLWGGVGRGKSYLLDLFFDCVPGERKRRLHFHQFMQAVHDERHRLGNIADPLPRIAADWAAQAQVLCFDEFQVHDVADAMLLGTLLQELLDRGVLVVATSNREPDELYRHGLQRERFVPTIALLKERLDVIELNGPTDYRSRALHDVRRYLTPLGPVASEGMAAVYRRLAPEHDKPGPLTVNGRQLTVVRRGGDVVWFEFSALCRTPRSAMDYLDIAARFHTVLLSDVPVLTADEYDVAHRFTNLVDVFYDQGVNLIVSAAAVPAELYAGDRMGFEFQRTVSRLLQMQSADWPGARRSS; encoded by the coding sequence ATGCCGCAAGCGGTTCCACGCACCCCGCTGGCCCGCTACCGCTGGGATGCCAGCCAGCCGGAGTTCGTGGCCGATCCGCTGCAGGAAGCGGCGGCAGCGCGGCTGGACCGGCTGCTGCAGCGCATCACGCATCCGCCTCGCCGGCCATGGCTGCGGCGTCTCACGCGCCGGCAGGCGCCATTGCCGTTGGCCGGTGCCTACCTGTGGGGTGGTGTCGGTCGGGGCAAGAGTTACCTGCTTGATCTTTTTTTCGATTGTGTCCCCGGCGAGCGTAAGCGACGTCTGCATTTCCACCAGTTCATGCAGGCGGTGCACGACGAGCGCCACCGCCTGGGCAATATAGCTGACCCCTTGCCGCGTATTGCCGCCGACTGGGCAGCGCAGGCGCAGGTGCTGTGTTTCGACGAGTTCCAGGTGCACGACGTGGCAGATGCCATGTTGCTTGGCACGCTCCTGCAAGAGTTACTGGATCGCGGTGTTTTGGTGGTGGCGACTTCCAACCGCGAGCCCGATGAGCTGTACCGGCACGGCCTGCAACGCGAGCGCTTTGTGCCCACCATTGCGCTGCTGAAAGAACGGCTCGACGTGATCGAGCTTAACGGTCCCACGGACTATCGCAGCCGGGCGCTGCACGACGTTCGCCGCTATCTGACACCGCTCGGACCGGTGGCGAGCGAGGGCATGGCGGCGGTGTACCGCCGGCTGGCGCCAGAGCACGACAAGCCAGGCCCGCTAACCGTCAATGGTCGTCAACTGACAGTCGTGCGCCGGGGCGGTGACGTGGTCTGGTTCGAGTTTTCCGCCCTGTGCCGCACGCCGCGCAGCGCCATGGACTACCTCGACATCGCGGCGCGATTTCATACCGTCCTGTTGTCGGATGTGCCAGTGCTGACGGCCGACGAGTACGACGTGGCGCACCGGTTTACCAACCTGGTGGACGTGTTCTATGACCAGGGCGTCAACCTCATCGTGTCCGCAGCGGCGGTGCCGGCCGAGCTTTACGCTGGCGATCGCATGGGCTTTGAGTTCCAGCGTACGGTCAGCCGACTGCTGCAGATGCAATCCGCGGATTGGCCAGGTGCGCGCCGAAGCAGTTGA
- the gluQRS gene encoding tRNA glutamyl-Q(34) synthetase GluQRS: MPDIRGRFAPSPSGPLHLGSLLAAVGSYLTARSAGGHWLVRMEDLDPPRVAPGAGDAILRALEAHGLQWDEEPLYQSRRGEAYRAAIAQLQASGLVYPCACTRRELATIAHAGVDGPVYPGTCRNGLGTGRTPRALRVRVADQEFGLVDTVQGDYRHTLPQAVGDFVVQRADGLIAYQLAVVVDDAYQGITQVVRGIDLLSSTPRQIYLHSCLGLPTPSYAHLPLLVDRHGAKLGKQTSAAGLDPKRASANLSLVLQALRHAPPAELHGAAPTALLQWATQHWQPGRLAGQAEAVVP; encoded by the coding sequence TACACCTCGGCTCGCTGCTGGCGGCGGTTGGCAGCTATCTGACCGCGCGCAGCGCCGGTGGACACTGGCTCGTGCGGATGGAGGACCTGGACCCGCCCCGGGTCGCTCCAGGTGCTGGCGACGCCATCTTGCGGGCGCTGGAAGCGCATGGCCTGCAATGGGACGAGGAACCGCTATACCAGAGCCGCCGCGGCGAGGCCTACCGGGCCGCCATAGCGCAGCTGCAAGCCAGCGGCCTGGTTTATCCGTGCGCGTGCACCCGGCGCGAGCTTGCGACCATCGCCCACGCCGGGGTGGACGGGCCGGTGTATCCGGGTACCTGCCGCAATGGCCTCGGCACCGGGCGCACGCCGCGTGCACTGCGCGTACGGGTAGCCGACCAGGAATTCGGCCTGGTCGATACTGTGCAAGGGGACTACCGCCACACCTTGCCACAGGCGGTTGGCGATTTTGTGGTGCAGCGTGCCGATGGCCTGATCGCCTACCAGCTGGCCGTGGTCGTGGACGACGCGTATCAGGGCATCACCCAGGTAGTGCGCGGAATCGACCTGCTCAGTTCAACGCCCAGGCAGATCTACCTGCACAGCTGCCTTGGCCTACCGACGCCAAGCTATGCCCATCTGCCACTGCTGGTGGACCGGCATGGGGCCAAGCTGGGCAAACAGACCAGCGCGGCGGGCCTGGACCCAAAACGGGCCAGCGCCAACCTCAGCCTGGTACTACAGGCCCTGCGCCACGCGCCGCCGGCCGAACTGCACGGCGCCGCGCCCACCGCACTGCTGCAGTGGGCAACGCAACACTGGCAACCGGGCCGGTTGGCGGGTCAGGCTGAAGCGGTCGTGCCTTAG
- a CDS encoding class I SAM-dependent methyltransferase, whose product MRAEAVDATPAVAVRAIAGDERPAQLAQRLQLSLTSLPQAARLLFSFGPQGLELQAPGRRLKPLRVDFTGSGVERVGSQLLLRAARVKTRPARLLDLTAGLGADAWRLAQAGFIVTAIERQPLVHALLEDALTRAPRLAGTGSLQAVCADARSVLGDLEQSAWPEVVYLDPMFPEQGRTALPRRELQLLRELTGDDDNGVELATLARMRATRRVVVKRPLHAPPLLPSVDVCLKGRAVRFDVYLVAAGP is encoded by the coding sequence GTGCGCGCCGAAGCAGTTGACGCAACGCCCGCCGTCGCGGTGCGGGCAATCGCGGGCGATGAGCGCCCGGCGCAGCTCGCGCAGCGGCTGCAGCTGTCGCTCACGTCACTGCCGCAGGCGGCCCGTTTGTTGTTCAGCTTCGGCCCGCAGGGTCTTGAACTGCAAGCGCCTGGCCGGCGGCTGAAGCCGCTGCGTGTGGATTTCACCGGCTCAGGTGTCGAGCGCGTCGGCAGTCAGCTGCTGCTGCGCGCGGCGCGCGTCAAGACCCGCCCGGCCCGGCTGCTGGACCTGACCGCCGGCCTGGGTGCTGACGCCTGGCGTTTGGCTCAGGCAGGTTTTATCGTCACTGCCATCGAACGCCAGCCGCTGGTGCATGCGCTGCTTGAGGATGCCCTGACGCGTGCACCGCGGCTGGCCGGTACCGGCAGTTTGCAGGCGGTCTGTGCCGACGCGCGGTCGGTGCTGGGCGACCTGGAGCAGAGCGCCTGGCCGGAGGTGGTCTACCTGGACCCGATGTTCCCGGAGCAGGGCCGCACCGCGCTGCCGCGGCGCGAGCTGCAACTGCTGCGCGAACTGACCGGCGACGATGACAACGGCGTTGAACTGGCGACGCTGGCCCGTATGCGCGCGACCCGTCGCGTGGTGGTCAAGCGCCCGCTGCACGCGCCGCCGCTGTTACCGTCCGTGGATGTGTGTCTTAAAGGTCGGGCCGTACGCTTTGATGTGTACCTGGTCGCCGCTGGCCCATGA